ATAGCATCATCCAGAATCTGGGTTGTACTACCTTTCCCATCAACTGGCGCAAACATCTCCCCCTTCCCGGTCACCAACCAATGAAGGTTCACGTCGTAGGCGGTGGCAAGCTTCACTAGGGTCTCGACGAGTAGTCCACGTTCGCCCTTCATGGTCCTCGATGCCCAGTCGTTGGACCGGCCCATCGCTGCCGCGAAGTCGGTCTGCCGGACACCTTTCGTCTCCAGCAGTGCCAGCAGCCGGTCAAGTACGTCCGGAGGTATGCCCTCGGTCTTCTGCGGTTCTACTTTCCCTTTCGTAGAAGCAGATTTCGTCTTTGTCGATTTCATTAAAATTTTGCGATGTTTGCAACTCTTGGTTCCTGCTTTCGTAGGTGGCTGGTACGACAGATAAAGAGCTACCAGCGATGAACAGGAACCAAGCAGGAATTATCCGACAACTTAAGGACAACTCGGTGCACGACCATCAGGCGACGTTCAGGGACCTGTGTCGCCTCATGGACGACACGGAGTTCAACCGCCCTCCATACAGAGGAATACTCGGGAAGGTAGCCGAAGAACTTGGTCTTCGTGGGGGCCGTAGATCGGTCTACAAGTCGATCCGGATTTCGAGAACAATCGAGGTCATGGTCAAGGTCGCCGAACATATTCGGGAGGCGGAGGCTGAGCGAGAGAAGTCTCTGGACGTATACGCACGTATGAGCAAGGGCCGATAGACAAGCATGTCACTGTACCGGGACGGCGTTCCCGATCAGGAAAAAATCCACGTACGAACCCGATACACAATCGCTTCGAACAACCTATCAATAACCCAAGGAGGAACCGTGAGCAAGGAGACGCAACAGCAAACCAAGAAGCCGATCTACAAGAAGTGGTGGCTCTGGGTCGGTGTCATCGTAGTCGTTGGCATCATCGGCAGTCAGACAGGGAAGAAGGGTGGTAATGCTCCTGTAGCCGAAGGAGAAGCAACCTCATCGGCATCTCCCTCGTCACAGCCTGCCGAGAAACCAGCGGAACCCAAGGCGATCGAGGTCACGGCCAAGGACTACTATGACGCCTACGAGTCGAACGAGGTCACGGCCGATGCCAAGTACAAGGGCAAGACCATCGCCGTCACAGGAGAAGTGGACGGGGTGAGCAAGACGTTCGGAACCGTGAGCGTGAACCTGAAAGCTGATGAGTACATCAAGCAGATCCGGTGCAAGCTCAAGACGGAGTCGGACGCAGCCAGTTTGACCAAGGGTCAGACGGTAACCCTCGTCGGGGTCGGAGACGACAAGATGATGTTTCCCGAGGTCGAGGACTGTGTGGTGAGGAAATGAAGGTGTGGGGCCCCGGGACGAACCGGGGTCCATCGCAGTATGTCATGGGTACTCGTGGTTACCTGTAGGAGTTGTTTCGTGCCATCTACCGGAGAAGAAACTCCCCATGGAGTGCTTTGTGAAACCGTAATACCGAACCATGAAAAGTTCATATACTAAAACAACGCGGACTGCGATGTTTGTCACCGGGGGTGGAAACGAAGTGTTCCGGTGAATGTGGTTCTCCCCACACGTTATCGCTTCGTACAGAGATAGTACAAGAAAGACTGGCTTGTGGAAGTAATTCTCCCGGCCAGCAGGTATTCACATCTATCCATTTTGTTGCTCGTAGGAGGTTCCATGTCTCGTTTGATCGTGTTGATACTGTTCTCCATCCTGAGTTCTGCCTTGGTTCGTGCACAGGCCGTGCCCAGTCCCGGCAATCTCGTCCTCGCCACTCCTGACGGTACCGGGGGATATGAAAACAAAGACAGTCTATGTCTGGATACATCCGCCAATCCGAAAGAACTCTGTGCCAAGCGGTACTTCTCCGTCCTCTTTCGCACCGCACCGTTCCACGACAGTGCTGCCGCCGACGCTAACGGCAACTACGACATCACCGATGTTGATGACACACACAACGACTATTTCCTCTGGAAACGCCTCGACAGTTTGACGGATGGACTCGTCATCCATACGACGACGACAGAGACGTCTGGAGTGGTCCTGAAAAAGTGGACACTACGGGGAAGGTGTAATTTTCCAAAAATCTAAGGAAAGAGCAATGAAACATCCACCTCGCATTTATGATGAAGCATTTAAACGTCGCGCCCTGGAGATGGTAGCTGCGGGACGTACGCTGGCCTCGGTGGCCCGTGAGCTTGGCATCGACGTCAAGCGACTATCGTACTGGAAGCGTACGCTTGGAGCTGCAGCAGCTGCCGGGCAGAAGACACCTGACGAGCTTGCCGCCGAAGTACGAGCCTTGCGTAAGCGCGCTGAGCGTGCAGAAATGGAACTGGCCATTTTAAAAAAAGCGATGTCGATCTTTGCCGCTCCGCCGGGAAGGGACTGAAATACATGTTTATCAACAACCACCGGCACTGTTGGCCGGTGCGCCTGCAGTGCCATGTGCTGCAGGTGAGTGCCAGCGGCTACTATGCCTGGTTAAAGCGACCTGAACCTCAGCTTAGTGACGATGAGCGCAAGCTGGTGCGTGCCATGCGCGAGATTGATGAGAAGTCCAACCATACCTTCGGCAGCCGCCGGATGTACAAGGAACTGCGGCGAGGCAACCTTGTGGCAGGCCGTCACAAAATGCGCCGGCTGATGCGGGAAGACGGCATCCGTGTCAAGCGCACGCCCAGGCGTGCGTTGGTGCAAACTACCGACTCGCAACATCAGCACCCGGTGGCCGACAATCGGCTCAATCGCAACTTTACCGTCACGAAACCGAACACCGTCTGGGCTGCCGACATCACCTATGTACAGACCAACGCTGGCTATGTGTACTTGGCGGTGGTGATGGATTTGTTCTCGCGTCGCATCATTGGCTGGCATCTGTCAGAGACGATCACGCAACAGCTCACCATCACGGCACTCTGGAAGGCCTGGAAGAACCGTTCTTATGCCACCGGCATGCTCATTCATAGTGATCGCGGTTCGCAGTATGCTGCGGCAGGCTATCGCCAGTTTCTGACTGACTACTGTAAAGCAACGCAGAGCATGAGCCGCAAGGGAAACTGCTGGGACAACGCACCAGTAGAATCCTTTTTTGCCACGCTCAAGACCGAAGAATTCAACGACATCAACTTCGTCGATCTCGAGCACCTGAAGCGTCAGGCAGCACACTACATCGAGAACATTTATAATCGCAGACGACTGCATTCAACACTTGGATATACAACCCCCGTTGACTTTGAAAACAACTACTTTCGTAACCAAAAACACCTACCCTAATGTGTCCATTTTTATGGGACCACTCCAGTCCTCGGAATACTATGCCAAGTATTTCCGCGTGTCCTTCGGCAAGTACATTCGCGTGGACACGGTCCTGTCGTATTTCGCAGCGATGGACAGTGTCGCTTCCTCCGACCTTGTCTCGCGGGCTGTACGGTATCTCTCATCTTCCAACGATCCGGCCTTCAAACAAGTCCAGTCGATGACGCAGATCGCCGGTACGTCGACGACACCGAACAACGAACGGCGGTATACGCTTCTGGGGTATCAGTACAACCTGCACTTGACGAAGATTCCCATGGCATGGGAGATCACCAAGGGAAGCAATCAGGTCTACGTGGGCGTCGATGACCAGAATACCCAGTTCGGTCTTACGGACGTCGTAGAACATCGGGACCTGCATAAGGTTGCCAACGGCGGGAACTATCTCTTCCCGGGATTCAAATCGGCAGGAGTACCGCAGACGTGGGATGGCACGACGAAGATCATCCCTGCACACCAGAACCATGGCTTTGCCAATCTCGGCGTGATTGCAGCCGAAGAGAATACTCTCGGTCTGGTAGGGTTCGCACCCGGTGTACGAGTATTCCAGACGCACAATCAAGACGATAATCGGTACGCCAAACTTGACGTTTCGGCCACATCAGGAATACAACTTCCTCATGTCATGTCCTGCGCCTATATACTTCCGAGTGGTACGACAGGAACCTACCGGGAGGCGATGGAGAACGGCATCGCCGTCATCTCCAGTGGACCGAACGGAGAGAACAAGGTGTCATACGAACCGGTCACAACCGCGCCCTATATTCTCAGTGGTATTGATGTCGACTACAACGATCCTGACTTCAGCCCGTTGGGTGGCTTGGTTCTGACCCATGCGACCGACCCGCAAAAGGATGTCAAGATTTTGGCCGTCGAGCAGTACTCGCACTCGCTGGTACGTGGTGGCCTTCAGGACTGCCCAATCTTCAATTCCTTCGGATACGGGCCGGAGTGGGACTTCAACCAGCCGATGTGTCTCGGTCTGGGCAAATTCTCGACAGCGAGTACGCAGAGTACCCGCGCAGGCGACAAAACCCTTGCCTATATCGATGTCGTCGTTCCAGCCAACTACCTTGGACTACTGCTGGACGGCTCGACCTCGAAGTACGAAGAGTACTGTGCAGGAAATTCCCGCGCCGTTCCGCAGGCCGCTGCTATTGTTGGCCTCATGAATTCGGTGCACGACCGTTTGGGCAAGACCGGTCTGGATGTACAACGGAGAGTGTATGACATCGTCACGTTCACTGCCGACAAGATTCTGGATTTGCAACCCGGTCATACGGCTGCACAATCGATGGCCAGTGAATCCGGTCCGGGCAACGACGCATATTCGACCGTTGTGCCTAATAGCACATCTCCGGAATATCGCGTGTTCAAGGTACCGAACAGGGCATTCGCCGAGCAGTACAGCTATCTGCTCGATGGATCGGGCAAACTCAAGACCGGCTACATCGACCAGACGAACGACGCGCTCCACCGGTACTGGGCTCCACGGTTCGGCTTCGGACGTATTAATGCCTTCCGTTGCGTTGCGCACTCCATACCCGGAACGAACGGTGCCGGTCAGGAGAACGTGAAGTACCAGTATTCGGGCTCCGACGACCTCGACTGGGCGAAAGGACATGCCCTCAGTGGCACGACCTATCTCCATCTCGGCAAGTTCAAGGATGCCACGACGAAGGTCCTCGACGCTGGTGGAGTCGCCTACACGGGTGAACCAGCCTACATGAACAACAACGGCAAGACACTCGTGGATGTTGATCTTTCGGTAGGGACGAGCCAGACGCTGGTCGTCGATGGTATCCTCACCACGAGCCTGTCGAGCAACTTCAAGAAGATCGCGACCTCTTCCACGGGGAGAATACTGGCCACAGGATGGGTGGAGAACGTCGACTTGGAAGGACTCGTCCGTGCCTCCGACTTACGGATAAAGCGGACGGCAGCAGGCACAGCCCTCAAGACCACGGGCAGCAGCGAACTGCACGATACCACATGGCTCCGTGGCAGTGGCGACATCGTCGTCTCCTCTGGGACCCTCACGCTCCAGCCGGGAGCCACGGTCTACCTCTATGACGGTGCCAAGATCATTGTCAAGGCCGGTGCGGAACTCAAGCTCAAGCATGGAGCACGTATCCTCGACAAGGAGACGACGAAACTGGCCAACAGGATCGTCCTCGAACAGAAGAACGGAGCCACACCGGGGGGCAAACTCACGATCGAGTCGAAGGTTGAAGAAGCCGTCATCGATGCGGAAGTGCAAGTGAACGACGACGCGCAGTTCACGGTCAACGATGCCGAGGGTGAAGCCTTCCCGAGTGTCTGGATTCATAAGGTAACGGTCGAGACAGGAGGCAAGGTTTCCTTGGCGGACAAAGCCTTCATCAAACGCGTGAATCCCTCTTCGACAACGCCTGCTCTGATCCTCAAGTCCTCGAACGGACTCGTGGTAGCGGGAAGCGCAACGGTCCGGCTGGACGCGCCGGTGGAAGTCCAGAGTGGCAGCAAACTCGAAGTCGGTACGTCGGCCACGCTGAAAGTGGGAGCACTGACGGTACAATCCAATGGTTCGCTCATCGCGAAGGCGGGTGCTACGGTACAGTTCTTCGACGACGAGAATACAATCCGTGGAAAGTTCAGCGGAGAAGGTGCTCCCGGAAACCTCGCACGGTTCAAGGCCACGAACGAATCGAGTGGCTCGTGTTCGGCTCTGACACGGAAGAACTTCGTACGTCTCATCGTAGAACCGGACAAGTGGGTATACAACACGAACACACCGGGTACGCAGCCACTGGATCAGGTCCTCATGGCATACTTCCATGCGCAGGATGCAGAGTTCACCAACGTATATACGACGATCAAGAACATGCCTGTCCTTGCACGGGTGGGTGGTGTCTTGCAGGCAGGGAAAATGAAAAGCTGCACGTTCAAGGCTGACCGCAGCGTTTATGTAGCGGCAGGGATGGAAGCAGCCTTCCGGTCAAAGCCTCTGTTCCTTGTAAGTGTCAGCAAGGATAGTCGTCTGTTCCAGAAGGCCCGGCAGACGAGTGTCGGTGTTCCGGGAGCCATCTACCAGCAAGGTCTTAACCTCATTCGATACCTCACTGTGGAGGGCTGCAAATTCCACGACGCAGGAGGCAAAATCACGAGCACGAACTATCGTGGGCTTGTTCAGAGCATTCTTGAAAGTCTCGGCGGCGACTATCCGGTTTCAGGTTTGAAGGTCACGTCGCTGTCGAAGATCACGATGACGGGCAGCACCTTCGCCTTCCTCCATACAGGAGTCAACGCAGAAAACGTTACGGGGCACTTCTCAGGCAACATTTTCGGCGGTCATGCCGATGGCATCGCCTGTGGATCGGCCACGATCTGCAACAACACCTTCAGTGGCTGTGTGCAGGGTGTTCGGGCAACAGCGGGCAACAATCAGGTCTTCGACAACACCTTCGGTGGAACAATGACGTCCACAACCAACACACTCTTCGGTAGTGGCGTACAGGTGGACTTCATCGGCTCGGGATACCTCCAGTCGCTGGGGGGCAATGCCGAATGTCGGAACAACGAGCTGGAGAACTACGGCAGTGGCCTCCATGCCGTGCGCGGAGTCCTGCAAGCCCGTGACCGCTTCGCCTTCCTTGCGCCGAACCAGAACGACCGTGGAAAGGCTCTCGTCAATGGACGGAACGAGTTCGATGGACCGGTTAGCGGTGGTTCAAACCCGTACTTTGTTGGTCTTGAACGGTCGGACATCTACCTTGGAGATGCGGGCGTCGTCCAGTTGGAATGTGGCAAGAACGTTTTCAGCGCGAACCAGCAGTTCCAGCTACAGAAATCCAACAACGTGGCGAACGTCGTCGTGACGACGAACGACTTCGGCGTTGCTCTACTGGCGAATATCCGTCACAATGCCAATATCGTTCCACAGGGTAATGACCTCCAGAATGGCGAGCATCCCTATGGAGCGCAGTGTGAAGCGACCGTTCGTGAACGTGCCGGAGAGTTCGAATGTGTGATATTACCGGTACCGGACCCGGATGCCTTCACGCCGAACTACAACCTCGAACTTCTGCATCCCCTGAACGTGAAGAAGTTCGGTATCGTCGTACCGTCGTGGGATGGCATCGACACGAACTATGCCAAGGAAATCTTCACGGTGTCGACTTCGTGGCTTGCGAATGCCGGTCTGGATGTTGCTATCCGCATGGAATCTATCGACAATGCTGTGCAGTCTGCACAGGTCCACCCGAAGGCCGACTCGGTGACTGCCGTCCTCTTGGGTACCTTGCAGACTCTGGGTCTGAACACCGGAGCCCCGCTCGTCCTGCGGGAGAAGGCCGTCATCGGACGGGTCGAACTCCTTTCCCGAAATGAACGCTACGACGAGGCACAGTTCTGGCTCGACACGGCCCGGGCAGGGATGTTCGCTGGATACGATTCCGTGAACGTCGACCTGCTGAGTACGCGGCTCGCCATCATGGCTGACACGTCGCTGACGCTCGTGCAGTCGACCGATACCCTCAACGCTCTGGTTACGTTGGAAACAGAACACGCCAAACGACCTACTGGGATGAACAAGGAGCCAATTCGGGAAGTGGTACGCTCGGGAGTGGGAGACGTGCTATTCGTCGTCTATCCCAATCCGAGCCGTGACCATCTCACGGTACGCTACGAAGGGAAACGTATGCGTGATGTGACCGTGCGTCTTCTCGACATGATGGGTGCTGAACTCCT
This is a stretch of genomic DNA from Ignavibacteria bacterium. It encodes these proteins:
- a CDS encoding helix-turn-helix transcriptional regulator, which encodes MKSTKTKSASTKGKVEPQKTEGIPPDVLDRLLALLETKGVRQTDFAAAMGRSNDWASRTMKGERGLLVETLVKLATAYDVNLHWLVTGKGEMFAPVDGKGSTTQILDDAIVRLKLLRESLTVQP
- a CDS encoding transposase, with translation MKHPPRIYDEAFKRRALEMVAAGRTLASVARELGIDVKRLSYWKRTLGAAAAAGQKTPDELAAEVRALRKRAERAEMELAILKKAMSIFAAPPGRD
- a CDS encoding IS3 family transposase; translation: MKYMFINNHRHCWPVRLQCHVLQVSASGYYAWLKRPEPQLSDDERKLVRAMREIDEKSNHTFGSRRMYKELRRGNLVAGRHKMRRLMREDGIRVKRTPRRALVQTTDSQHQHPVADNRLNRNFTVTKPNTVWAADITYVQTNAGYVYLAVVMDLFSRRIIGWHLSETITQQLTITALWKAWKNRSYATGMLIHSDRGSQYAAAGYRQFLTDYCKATQSMSRKGNCWDNAPVESFFATLKTEEFNDINFVDLEHLKRQAAHYIENIYNRRRLHSTLGYTTPVDFENNYFRNQKHLP
- a CDS encoding T9SS type A sorting domain-containing protein, with protein sequence MKTTTFVTKNTYPNVSIFMGPLQSSEYYAKYFRVSFGKYIRVDTVLSYFAAMDSVASSDLVSRAVRYLSSSNDPAFKQVQSMTQIAGTSTTPNNERRYTLLGYQYNLHLTKIPMAWEITKGSNQVYVGVDDQNTQFGLTDVVEHRDLHKVANGGNYLFPGFKSAGVPQTWDGTTKIIPAHQNHGFANLGVIAAEENTLGLVGFAPGVRVFQTHNQDDNRYAKLDVSATSGIQLPHVMSCAYILPSGTTGTYREAMENGIAVISSGPNGENKVSYEPVTTAPYILSGIDVDYNDPDFSPLGGLVLTHATDPQKDVKILAVEQYSHSLVRGGLQDCPIFNSFGYGPEWDFNQPMCLGLGKFSTASTQSTRAGDKTLAYIDVVVPANYLGLLLDGSTSKYEEYCAGNSRAVPQAAAIVGLMNSVHDRLGKTGLDVQRRVYDIVTFTADKILDLQPGHTAAQSMASESGPGNDAYSTVVPNSTSPEYRVFKVPNRAFAEQYSYLLDGSGKLKTGYIDQTNDALHRYWAPRFGFGRINAFRCVAHSIPGTNGAGQENVKYQYSGSDDLDWAKGHALSGTTYLHLGKFKDATTKVLDAGGVAYTGEPAYMNNNGKTLVDVDLSVGTSQTLVVDGILTTSLSSNFKKIATSSTGRILATGWVENVDLEGLVRASDLRIKRTAAGTALKTTGSSELHDTTWLRGSGDIVVSSGTLTLQPGATVYLYDGAKIIVKAGAELKLKHGARILDKETTKLANRIVLEQKNGATPGGKLTIESKVEEAVIDAEVQVNDDAQFTVNDAEGEAFPSVWIHKVTVETGGKVSLADKAFIKRVNPSSTTPALILKSSNGLVVAGSATVRLDAPVEVQSGSKLEVGTSATLKVGALTVQSNGSLIAKAGATVQFFDDENTIRGKFSGEGAPGNLARFKATNESSGSCSALTRKNFVRLIVEPDKWVYNTNTPGTQPLDQVLMAYFHAQDAEFTNVYTTIKNMPVLARVGGVLQAGKMKSCTFKADRSVYVAAGMEAAFRSKPLFLVSVSKDSRLFQKARQTSVGVPGAIYQQGLNLIRYLTVEGCKFHDAGGKITSTNYRGLVQSILESLGGDYPVSGLKVTSLSKITMTGSTFAFLHTGVNAENVTGHFSGNIFGGHADGIACGSATICNNTFSGCVQGVRATAGNNQVFDNTFGGTMTSTTNTLFGSGVQVDFIGSGYLQSLGGNAECRNNELENYGSGLHAVRGVLQARDRFAFLAPNQNDRGKALVNGRNEFDGPVSGGSNPYFVGLERSDIYLGDAGVVQLECGKNVFSANQQFQLQKSNNVANVVVTTNDFGVALLANIRHNANIVPQGNDLQNGEHPYGAQCEATVRERAGEFECVILPVPDPDAFTPNYNLELLHPLNVKKFGIVVPSWDGIDTNYAKEIFTVSTSWLANAGLDVAIRMESIDNAVQSAQVHPKADSVTAVLLGTLQTLGLNTGAPLVLREKAVIGRVELLSRNERYDEAQFWLDTARAGMFAGYDSVNVDLLSTRLAIMADTSLTLVQSTDTLNALVTLETEHAKRPTGMNKEPIREVVRSGVGDVLFVVYPNPSRDHLTVRYEGKRMRDVTVRLLDMMGAELLRLWRSDVTFGSEIVITDTDLPNGTYLVEVGDGTSVGTAIISVVR